A region of the Pseudonocardia cypriaca genome:
CGCTGCTGACGGACGGGGCCGGGATCGACCAGGTGCTCGCGCTCGCCATGACCCTGCGACGCCTCGACGCCGACGGTGTGCGTTTCGTGGCGGTGCCGACCGGTGAGCGCAACGGCCGCGGGAACGCGGTCATGCGGGACACCGACGCGGCTGCCCTGTTCGCGGCCGTGCGCGGCGACCAGCCGCTCCCCGCCAACGCCACCGACCCCGGCGCCGGAACGTCCGGGCCCGCACCGAGCGAGGTCTCGGTGACGGTCGTCAACGCCTCCACCCGCTCCGGGCTCGCAGGCGAGGTGAGCGAGACGCTGAGTTCCCTCGGCTTCAAGGTGAGCGAGCCCTCCAGCGCCGATCAGCCCACGTCGGAGACCGTGATCCGGTTCTCCCCCGACCAGGCCGCCGCCGCCGAGGTGCTGAGGGCCACGGTGCCTTCGGCCACCGAGACGCCCGATCCCGGGAGCACCGGGGTGCTGCAGCTGGTGCTCGGGCAGTCGTTCGACGACGTGGTCCGGGCGCCGTCTGAACCGATCGCGCTGAGCGCCCCCACGAGCGAGGCATCGCCGACGCCCGCCGTCACGTGTACCTGAGATCCCTGACGTTCACCCCCGGTTCACCCTCCCGCGCGACGGTTCGTCCCATTCGGGCCTACTCTTGGTGCATGCGCGACGTCTATCAGGAGCAGCTCGACGATCTTGCGGGTGCCCTGGCGGGCATGTGCACGCAGGTGGCCGACGCGATGCGCAAGGCCACGCGCGCGCTCCTGGAGGTCGACCTCCAGCTGGCCGAGGAAGTGATCTCCGAGGACATCCGCGTCGACGAGCTCCGCGCGTCGGCCGAGGAGAAGGCGTTCGCGCTGCTGGCGCTGCAGGCGCCCGTGGCCACCGACCTGCGGATCGTCGTGTCGGCCATCCACGGGGCGGGCGACATCGAGCGGATGGGCGACCTCGCGCTCCACGTCGCACAGGCCGCCCGCCGTCGCCACCCCCACCCGGTGCTGCCCGACGAGGTGGTGCCGTA
Encoded here:
- the phoU gene encoding phosphate signaling complex protein PhoU, which produces MRDVYQEQLDDLAGALAGMCTQVADAMRKATRALLEVDLQLAEEVISEDIRVDELRASAEEKAFALLALQAPVATDLRIVVSAIHGAGDIERMGDLALHVAQAARRRHPHPVLPDEVVPYFAEMGRVGVDLALKAGDVIRTRDLARAAQLETDDDAMDDLHRHMFTVLMDREWSHGVGPAVDITLLARFYERYADHAVAVARRIVYVVTGRMPGPLTV